The sequence below is a genomic window from Bacillus thermozeamaize.
GGGAAACGGCAGGTCCGCCGTTTCCCGTTTATGTTTGGATGACACCATTTGTGTCATTATAATTACGGTAAAAGGCAATATACGAAGGGTGAACGACGATGATGAAAACCATCCTCATGGTGGATGACGAAGACAAGATTCGTGATGTAGTTGTTTCTTATCTTCAGAAGCACGGATTTCGCACGCTGGAAGCCGGAACAGGAACAGCAGCACTGCAAACCATCCGAAGTGAACGGGTCGACCTGGTCATCCTCGATTTGATGTTGCCTGACATCCCGGGTGAACAAGTATGCCAGACGATCCGGCAACTGTCATCCGTTCCCATTTTCATGCTTACTGCGAAGGTGGATAAATCCTCACGGATTCACGGCCTGACCATTGGAGCTGACGACTACGTGATAAAACCGTTCGATCCCCTCGAACTGGTGGCCAGAGTCAGGGCGATTCTCCGCCGGAGCGACGATCACCACCCGCTCGCCGATCGCATCGCTTTCAACGATGGTGAATTGGTGATCGATGCGGTCCATCATAAGGTGTTTCTTTGCGGTCAACCGGTCAATTTGACCCCCAGCGAATTCAAATTATTGCTTGTTCTGGCTCGGCATCCGCAACGACAGTTTCACCGGGAAGAATTGGTGGAAAAGGTGTTGGGGTTCGATTTCGAAGGGGACGTTCGCGCCATCGACCAACATGTCAAAAATTTGCGCCAAAAAATCGAACCGGATCCAAAACAACCGAAGTACATTCAAACCGTATATGGAATCGGTTATCGTTTTACGGGAGGCTCCCAATGAAACACGGATTGCGCTATCGCTTGTCGCTCGTGTTGCTGAGCGTAGTTGTCGGAACGTTGCTTCTCGCCGGGACCAGCCTGATGGCAGAAACCCATTATCATTTTCAACTTTATCAAGAACAATATGGGATGGATCACAATCTACAAGGGCTTACCTTTCATCTGGAACAAGCCTTGCTTCAATCCATGATGTGGACGCTCCTCGGTGCAATTGTTCTCGCTGTCATTATCAGCTTATATCTGGCGAAACGCCTTTCCGCCCCTCTGATAGAAATGAAAAAGGCCGCGGAAAAAATCACGCGGGGTGATTTGTCTGTACGAACAAACGTTCCCGGGAACGATGAACTCTCGGAACTGGGGAAGGCACTAAACCACCTTGCGGAGCAATTGCAGCAACAAGAGCAGCTTCGCATCACCATGACGCAGGACATCGCCCATGATTTGCGGACGCCGTTGGCCACCTTAAAGAGTCATATTCAGGCCATGCTGGATCAAATATGGGAACCGACACCTGCAAGGCTGCGTTCCTGTTATGAAGAAACTGAACGTCTGATCACGTTGGTTGCTGACTTGGAGCAATTGACGGAAATGGACTCTCCCCATTTCCGTCTTCACAGGAAACCGGAAAATCTTACGGCGCTCATCGAACAAAGCGTACACATTGTATCGGCAGCTTTCCTGGAAAAAGGTGTCCGGCTTGAGGTGAAACCGCACCCTGCCCTCTGTTTGAACGTGGATCGGGATCGGTTGATTCAGATTCTGGTCAACGTCTTAAGCAATTCCCTCAAATTTACTCCCGAAGGCGGGCGAGTCGAAATACAGGTAAAGGACGAGAACGGTTCGGTTCTGATCACCGTGCAAGACACGGGGCCTGGCATCGCACCGGAGGATTTGCCCTATGTTTTTGAACGTTTTTACCGTGCGGATAAATCGCGGAACAGAAAATGGGGAGGCAGCGGCATCGGCCTTACGATCGTCAAAAAACTGGTTGATGCACATGGTGGATCGGTGTGGATCGAAAGCGACAATGGCACAAAAGTGAGTATTCGTTTACCAAAATAAAAAGGTCAATGACCTAAAGGAGGATTAACTGCTTCTATTACTAAAAATAGATCTCGGTAAAAGGATTCCACCCGCTTCACTTGCAATCCTGAACGTCTCACCAATTGCAGCGTGTTCCGATTCAGGTGGCAACCATCGCACAATCGCTTCCACACCGGGGTCAGCAAGTCCTGTAAACGAGCAAGGAAGGGACTCTCAAGCCGAACATGTTCAAAAATCAAAACCTTTCCGCCCGGTTTACAGACGCGCCGGACTTCTTGCAATGCCTTCTCTGGATCGGGGATCGTGCAAAAAACCAATGTACCCACCACGGTATCGAAGAACGCGTCGGGAAAGGGCAGGTTCTCCGCACCCGCGGCAACCACATCCACAGGCACAGCAGCCTGCTCTATTTTGGCTAAGGAACGCCTGCGCATCTGCTCTGCAGGCTCGACTGCGATAACACACTGTACCCGCACTGGGTCGTAGAAAGGAAAGTTCGCTCCTGTACCCGAACCGATTTCTAATACCTTTCCCTGGGCCTCCTTCAACAACTGCTGCCGGATTCTCCGCAACCCACTGCGCTCAAGCGGCTCCATCAAGTGATCATATAGCTTTGGAAACCACCAACTCAAACTCATCCCCACCCCACAAGTTTCCTTTCCGTTTCATAGCCAGACATCTTTGCGCCTTTTGCGCTTTAACTCGTTATATATTGATTGTCCAGTACGTTAGCGTATCCAGAATTCCCAATAGTATAAAGACAGCCCCGGCCAGCCCCTGAACGTTTCTTCCCATGACTTTGGCCTTCTTTACATAAGTGTCTATCCCGAAACCATAAGACAATCCCAAAAAAAGCAAGAAAGGTACCGCCGTTCCCAGGGCAAAAACAGGAGGCAAGAGCGCACCGGCACGGGAATTCAAAGCCATTGGCATCAACAGTCCGAAGAAGAGCCAAAACATCGTAGGACAAAAACCCAGGCTGAAAGACACCCCTAGAAAAAACGCTCCCGTTTTCCCACCGAGGCGCTTTGCCTGCTGTTTGAGGGAAGCCGACCACTTCAACCCCACACTCCCTGGCAACCGTACCCACCCGAGCATGAAAAGTCCCATGACAACCAGTAAAGGGCCGACCAGTTTGCGGGCCCAGACAAACAGGGGAATTGATTGGGCAGAGATGTTGCGCCCTATCAACCAGAACAACAGACCAAAAACGGCAAACACCGCTACCTTTCCCAGCAAATAGAGAACAACCTCACTCAAAGCAAGTTTCTGTTGTACCTGGCGGTTCCCAAAGTAGATGATTGCGCCGATATTGGCTGAGATTTGGCATGGTGCGAGTGCTCCTACGAGACCTAGAAGGAGAGCTGTAAGCAAAGTTACATCCGTCATCTCCGTGATGGCAAAAATAGGTTGGCTGACGACCGCACTGAACTGCGAAAACCAATAATACAACACGTTCTCTTCTCACCTCAGCGACAGATTGTTCTTCGTCCGCACTTAAAGCAGTTCGCTGAAAAGTAGTCTCGGTAAGCCGCTATCCACGGGGGCCCGTCTCCTTTGATGACCAGTTTTGTTTGGATGGGGTCATAGTCATTAGGAGGATTCAATTCAACAGGCATAGGTACCGCATTGCCTGGCGATCCTGGTCATAATTCTTAAAGATGTTCTCCAGGACTTCTTTAAACGTTACCTGAAGATCATCGTCGACATTATAAGCATCCTCCATTTCTTCGACAAAAGTATATCTGCTAACTGTGAAGAAGTTGTGATGATGACCCTCCCTTCACACATTCCACATAATCAGCCGTTATACTTAAGGAAGGCTGTCCGAAAAACGAATCATAAACATAAAATCGAGGAGGGAGGAACAAAATTTGGCAAAGCCATCAAAAAAACCAACGAAAAGAAAAACATCTACTCCCGCATTCCGATAAATCCTCAATAGTTTGATCGGCTTTCTCATTTTGGCGCTGGATGCAAGTTTTATTCTTTCATTATTTTTTCATTATTTATAATTATTTATATCATATAAACAAACGGGAAATGGGAGGGAAAGTAACGTCCAGGTAAGTACACCCAAATTGCCCTTTTCCGTTATTCACACACTGGACTTCGACCCCAATCGTCAAGGTGCTTTTCTCTTAGGTACACATGAGAACCTCTTTAAACGCGGTCTGGGTGAAGAGGAGTGAAGACCTGTCAGCGATGATACCAAGGAGCGCGATATTATGGGGCTGGTCACCGTTCCGAACAACCCTAAAAAAGTTATCGACAATCATGCCAACATTTACGAGTCATGGGATGGGGGTGTAACGTGGTTCCCGGCATTCTGATCGCCGCCGCGTGAACCACCCACCAGCTTTGTTCCCATTGCAACCATCGCAACGGGGAAGTGAAAAGCCTGGCATTGAGGGAATGGACATGCCCGAAGTGCGGCACCCACCATGACAGAGACAGCAATACCACAAGGAACATTTTGAAAGAAGGAATGCGCCTTTTGCAGGCTAGTCAACCGAACTGTAGGACAACGGGGATAGTTCGATAAATAAGCAACCTGTTGGGTTGCTGTTCCCGAGAGTCCCACGTGGCTTTAGCCGTAAGAGTGTCAATGTTGCCCAAATCCCTTGCATTCCTTTTTCACCCATGAGATAATGTTTCCATAAGGTGTTTCTTTTTTATTCAACGTACCCTTTTCGGGAAGGTTGGACGCATGGTTCCCTGTTCCGCGACAGGGAAAGCCCTTGAACCCTCTTGCAGCCATGCGGGATTCCCTATGCAGGCGGTGCTGTCTTGGGGGAGGAAGGGACGGCCGGCAATGGCGACACCGGCCCGGATGACTGTACGGCCTGGTCCGCCTAACAAGCGTCAGGTGACGACAGGAAGTGGTTGTAGAAAAGGATGCGCATGCCAAATTCAGGGTGGTATGCGTGTGCCATAAGAAAAAAGAAGCCGGATTTGCTCCAAAAAGGAGTGATCCGGCTTTTTGTTTTTGAAAATTAGAAGGAGGTGAAGCCCGTCAGATACGGGCGAAATCATGAAAAGCATCATTAGCTTGACCCCTCATCGAATTACCGTGAAAGGGAAAAAGATGTTGCCTTTAAACCATCAGGAATTGTTTCACGTGTCGCTTCCCTAACAGAGGTGATAGGGGAAGTAAATGAAATCCCTGTGTTGAAGACGGTGTTCGGGGAGGTCGAAGGTCGTCCCGACAGTAAAGGATGCGGTGTACAACGTGTCCACCTTGGAGCTGCAGGAGCTGGTGGTAAACGGGAGGATTTTTTCTCCTGATACAGGCTCCGAATCAGCTATCTGGGATGATAAAGGTCGGATAGTAGCGGTACGGCGATTTCAGAAAATCTAACTGCTTCTAGAAAAGAGGCGTATTTACCCGTGATGGGTGAACACGCCTTTTTTGCGTTTTTGGGAGGGATTCCTGATGGAGATGAAATACCTGTTGTGGCTATGGTTGGCGCTCCCTTTGGTGGTTGGGGCCTATCCAACCATCAGAGAGGTTTGGAGAACTTTCAATGAGTTAAAGGAGGAGAATGAACGATGACTGTCGCCATGATGACGGAAATCCAAACTGCCGAAGAGGCGGTGAAAGTTGCTCAAGAGATTGAGCGGCTTGAAGCCGTCGTCAAAGCGATGAAAGAGTCGCTGAAAAGGTATGTGGAAGAGACCGGCAAGCCGGTGGAAACGGTTGACCAGGTGTGGTGGTGGGTCGAGAGTGAAAGCTGGAAGTTTACCCCGGAAAAGCTGAAGGAGTTGTGTCAGGAGTTGGCCATTGAAGGCGTGAATCCCTGGGAACTTCTTGGCATCACCGCCGCCAACCTTAAAAAGACCGGCTGGTCGGATCAGGCTTTGTCCAGTTTCGGAGAAAAGCGGGTCACAAGAAGTTTTCGGGCCAGGAAAAAGTGAACCACCAACTCTGGAAAAGGAAGGGGTTTTGAAAAATGCACAAGATGGAAAATTTGCTTAAGAGCTATCTTTATGACGCCTGTCCTAGAAGCCATCACCAAAGACATTTCGCTGTGATTTTCCGAGGGCAGGACACCACGTATGCGGCGGACCTGTCAACAGCCGTCCGGCAGGCAGTCTTGTTGACCTATCACCATCTTCGCAAGAGTGGCCGGTTTTTCCCGGCATACGTCAAGGAAAATCGGACGTGCCGCATTGTTTGTCGGATGGAGGCACGGGATGAGGTGCTGCAACTGGCTGAAGCCCATTTTGGGCTTCGTCTGAAAAAAGATGACGATTTACTTAAAAAGGTGGGGTGATTGGAATGAAAGCAACTTACATTACAAATGAAAGTTATGATGCGGTTTTGCTACCAAATGGAACCTTCATCGAAGTAAACGGAGAAGTATTAGAACGTTTTGTGAAAGCAAGGAAAAACAAGGGAGAAGAATTCAGAAACTGGCACGGAACAAGAAGCTGGAGAGAATACGGTTACTACATTTGGGATGCCGCTGAAGAACTCGGAGACACGCTGGCCTACTATGACGATGATGGCCAGTTTCGGGTGCTCGAGGAGAAATTGTGGGAGAATCGGATCAAATATTACCTTACCCACGAAACACGGGAGAAGGTAATGGATGATTCATCCCACCACGAGATTTTTATAAAAGAAAAATCCGCGGTCAAGCCTCCAATAGCTCTTACCGGAAAGGCACGGTCGGGGAAAAACACGGTCGCTAAATATCTTGACGAGAAATATGGTTACGTCCCGTTTGCCTTTTCGGATGACATCAAACGGATCGCCAAGGATATATTTCCTTGGCGATTTGGAAAGGGAAAGGATAGGGAAATTCTCCAACAGGTTGGTGAGAAAATGAGAGAGATCGATCCAGATGTTTGGGTGGAAAAAACGCTAAACAGGATCGATCACTTCAAGGATGACTTGAACATCGTCATCACCGACCTGCGCATGCCGAACGAATATGCGGCTTGCCGTGAGAGGGGATTTGTCATCATCAAGGTTGACGCGGATGATGAAGTCCGCAGGAAACGGATGATGGACAACGGTGATGTGTTTAGAGAGGAAGACCTGGGACACGAGACAGAAAACTACGTTGATGGATTTAGGGTGGATTATGTCATCGATAACAACGGGGACATCGAATCCCTTTATGAACAAGTGGACGAAATTATGAAAAAGATAACCAGCTAACGCCCTCCACCCGGGCTTCAAAGTGGCGGTGGCACAAACCCTTGTGCCCCGCCGGGGGCCTGGGGTTTGTGATGAGGAGGGGGATATGTATATCGACGTTGCTAGGGAAGCAGTCGCGTATTACGCCGCGGACGCCGATCTCCAGCACCTGTTGGCTGTGCTGATCGGCAAAGGAGCGACGCCGGAAATCTGCGGGAAGCTTTCAGCCATTGGCGTCCGAATATTGGCTGAGATGTCCGTCTCGGAGCTGATGGCGGAAGGACTGATGCGACAGGAGGCGGAGCGGATTGTTGCGGCCTTTGGGCTGGCAAGGAAACTTGCCTCCAGCCAGAAGGGCCAGCCGTACATCGTCCGCACTCCTGAGGATGCCGCGCAATACCTGATGGAGGAGATGCGCCACCTTAAACAAGAACATTTCGTCGTCCTGCTCCTGGACACAAAAAAACAGGTGATTGCCCATGAGACGATCTTCGTGGGCAGTCTGAACGCCTCCATCGTTCACCCGCGGGAAGTGTTCCGGGCGGCCATCAAGCGAAATTGCGCCTCCATCATATGCGCACACAACCATCCAAGCGGCGATCCCACTCCCAGCCCTGAGGATTTAGATGTAACCAGACGGCTGGTTGAGGTCGGGAAAACCGTTGGGATTGAGGTTCTCGATCACATCGTGATCGGGGATAGCGCATATTCCAGCTTGAAAGAGCGGGGTATGATATAATCATTAATTAAGGATTCAGCAAAATGAGAAAAGGTGATTTGAAAAATGGCCAGCATCCAAACCTTGCGTAGATGGTCCAAACAAATGGATCAATATTACAAAAATGTGAGTACCGAACGTTTGATTGCCGATTCAAAAAAAGCTGGCATCATTCTCGAGCCGATGAAAACAAGACGTGCTTCAAGGAAAAAATTCTAACTGCGGCTATATGCCACAGCTTTTAAAGAACCAAGGGAATCCCGTGTGGGATGCTCTTGGTTTTTATTTTTGAAATTGAAAGGGGCAAATAAAAATG
It includes:
- a CDS encoding DNA-binding response regulator, with the protein product MKTILMVDDEDKIRDVVVSYLQKHGFRTLEAGTGTAALQTIRSERVDLVILDLMLPDIPGEQVCQTIRQLSSVPIFMLTAKVDKSSRIHGLTIGADDYVIKPFDPLELVARVRAILRRSDDHHPLADRIAFNDGELVIDAVHHKVFLCGQPVNLTPSEFKLLLVLARHPQRQFHREELVEKVLGFDFEGDVRAIDQHVKNLRQKIEPDPKQPKYIQTVYGIGYRFTGGSQ
- a CDS encoding two-component sensor histidine kinase — encoded protein: MKHGLRYRLSLVLLSVVVGTLLLAGTSLMAETHYHFQLYQEQYGMDHNLQGLTFHLEQALLQSMMWTLLGAIVLAVIISLYLAKRLSAPLIEMKKAAEKITRGDLSVRTNVPGNDELSELGKALNHLAEQLQQQEQLRITMTQDIAHDLRTPLATLKSHIQAMLDQIWEPTPARLRSCYEETERLITLVADLEQLTEMDSPHFRLHRKPENLTALIEQSVHIVSAAFLEKGVRLEVKPHPALCLNVDRDRLIQILVNVLSNSLKFTPEGGRVEIQVKDENGSVLITVQDTGPGIAPEDLPYVFERFYRADKSRNRKWGGSGIGLTIVKKLVDAHGGSVWIESDNGTKVSIRLPK
- a CDS encoding methyltransferase type 11; amino-acid sequence: MSLSWWFPKLYDHLMEPLERSGLRRIRQQLLKEAQGKVLEIGSGTGANFPFYDPVRVQCVIAVEPAEQMRRRSLAKIEQAAVPVDVVAAGAENLPFPDAFFDTVVGTLVFCTIPDPEKALQEVRRVCKPGGKVLIFEHVRLESPFLARLQDLLTPVWKRLCDGCHLNRNTLQLVRRSGLQVKRVESFYRDLFLVIEAVNPPLGH
- a CDS encoding DNA repair protein RadC is translated as MYIDVAREAVAYYAADADLQHLLAVLIGKGATPEICGKLSAIGVRILAEMSVSELMAEGLMRQEAERIVAAFGLARKLASSQKGQPYIVRTPEDAAQYLMEEMRHLKQEHFVVLLLDTKKQVIAHETIFVGSLNASIVHPREVFRAAIKRNCASIICAHNHPSGDPTPSPEDLDVTRRLVEVGKTVGIEVLDHIVIGDSAYSSLKERGMI